In Natronomonas halophila, one DNA window encodes the following:
- a CDS encoding helix-turn-helix domain-containing protein, which produces MRYVRTVIIPREGGLHPVDEALAQEPKITRELLHNISLLDDGTAITLFQLSGDIDRARDIAEASDEVLDFQLSEGDDHITVYAHFVPTQDIIDLLSLFREYELILDMPLEYTTDGSLRAHIVGEEAVIREVIPKVPDGIGLNLEQISDYVPEEERLFSMLTERQQETLQAALEVGYYQVPRQATHQDIADYLDRSDGTVGEHLRKIEAKVMAAIAP; this is translated from the coding sequence ATGCGCTACGTCCGGACGGTCATCATACCGCGGGAGGGAGGCTTACACCCGGTCGACGAGGCGTTGGCCCAGGAGCCGAAGATAACCCGGGAACTGCTCCACAACATCAGCCTGCTGGACGACGGGACCGCGATTACGCTGTTCCAGTTGTCCGGCGATATCGACCGCGCGCGTGACATCGCCGAGGCCTCCGACGAGGTGCTGGACTTCCAGCTTTCGGAGGGCGACGACCACATCACGGTCTACGCTCACTTCGTGCCGACACAGGACATCATCGACCTCCTGAGCCTCTTCCGGGAGTACGAACTCATCCTCGATATGCCGCTGGAGTACACGACCGACGGCTCGCTGCGCGCCCACATCGTCGGCGAGGAGGCGGTCATCCGCGAGGTCATCCCGAAAGTCCCGGACGGCATCGGCCTGAACCTCGAACAGATAAGCGACTACGTCCCCGAGGAGGAACGCCTCTTCTCGATGCTCACCGAGCGCCAGCAGGAGACCCTGCAGGCCGCCCTCGAAGTGGGTTACTATCAGGTGCCGCGACAGGCGACCCATCAGGACATCGCCGACTATCTGGACCGCTCGGACGGCACCGTCGGCGAACACCTCCGAAAAATCGAGGCCAAAGTGATGGCCGCAATCGCGCCGTAG